The Lycium barbarum isolate Lr01 chromosome 9, ASM1917538v2, whole genome shotgun sequence genome has a segment encoding these proteins:
- the LOC132611915 gene encoding uncharacterized protein LOC132611915 has product MGNKYCKKLHPIIAQAKGASNVWKKLEAVRDDVEHQIWWQLKGGTSSFWFDNWTKEGALYFVDNELVIDEEIKVREFTSDGEWNFPKLQEFLAEETVEYIQDTISPKLIQANNDKAWWMGETNGKFTVKSAWEETRLKQDSLEAYRYIWLKGLPIKISFFLWRVWKRCITTDDKLKRMHINIVSRCWCCQEHKQETMSHFFLTSPITFKLWKQFAFYVGFNIEGRHLQHIIILWWKANAPSKLQGIFQAMPAIIMWEIWKRRNSIKHGKHISYSRMVYQVQQTVHHLIRVKYPWFCRIPPDWPAVIDLLSNYKPKLHYCKVIWKMPQHGLKCNIDEASQGNPRISSYGFCIRNDRGNLVYAQAKQIGLTSNMMAETIAIQEAMKYCLGNNIQNVTLETDSLVLKNILQDVWKIPCQIVEKVEQIQQIMEQLQVQVLHKFREGNQLTGFLANAALEVENQLEFTSFESLPILGRKILNLDKAQIPSLSIKTRKIQPT; this is encoded by the coding sequence ATGGGTAACAAATATTGTAAGAAGTTGCATCCAATTATAGCACAGGCCAAAGGAGCATCAAATGTGTGGAAGAAACTGGAGGCAGTGAGAGATGATGTAGAACATCAAATATGGTGGCAATTGAAAGGAGGTACTTCTAGCttctggtttgataactggacaaAAGAAGGTGCTTTGTACTTTGTTGATAATGAGCTGGTCATTGATGAGGAGATAAAGGTGAGGGAATTTACATCTGATGGGGAGTGGAATTTTCCAAAATTACAGGAATTTCTTGCTGAAGAAACTGTGGAATACATACAAGATACCATTAGTCCAAAGCTGATTCAAGCTAATAATGATAAAGCTTGGTGGATGGGTGAAACAAATGGAAAATTTACAGTCAAAAGTGCATGGGAGGAAACTAGACTAAAGCAAGATAGTCTTGAAGCTTATAGATATATCTGGTTGAAAGGATTGCCTATTAAAATAAGCTTCTTTTTATGGAGAGTTTGGAAGAGGTGCATAACAACTGATGACAAGCTTAAGAGAATGCATATCAATATTGTCTCAAGATGCTGGTGTTGTCAAGAGCATAAGCAGGAAACCATGTCCCATTTTTTTCTAACTTCTCCAATAACTTTCAAGCTTTGGAAACAGTTTGCTTTTTATGTAGGTTTTAATATAGAAGGTCGCCATTTGCAGCATATCATTATTCTATGGTGGAAAGCCAATGCACCTTCAAAGCTACAAGGGATATTTCAAGCCATGCCAGCTATCATTATGTGGGAGATCTGGAAAAGAAGAAACTCAATCAAACATGGaaaacatatatcatatagcagaaTGGTATACCAGGTTCAACAAACAGTACATCACCTGATCAGAGTGAAGTATCCTTGGTTCTGCAGAATTCCACCAGACTGGCCTGCTGTTATAGACCTGTTGAGCAACTACAAGCCAAAACTGCATTACTGCAAGGTTATATGGAAAATGCCACAGCATGGATTGAAGTGTAATATAGACGAAGCTTCTCAAGGTAATCCAAGAATCAGCTCATATGGATTTTGCATCAGAAATGACAGAGGAAATCTTGTTTATGCTCAGGCCAAGCAGATTGGCTTGACCTCAAACATGATGGCAGAAACAATAGCTATCCAGGAAGCTATGAAATATTGTTTAGGTAATAACATTCAAAATGTTACATTGGAAACTGATTCATTGGTTCTAAAAAACATACTACAAGATGTTTGGAAGATCCCTTGCCAAATTGTGGAGAAAGTGGAGCAGATTCAGCAAATAATGGAACAGCTGCAGGTACAAGTTTTGCACAAATTTAGAGAAGGAAATCAGCTGACAGGTTTCCTAGCAAATGCAGCACTGGAAGTAGAGAATCAGCTGGAATTCACTAGCTTTGAATCACTGCCAATACTAGGAAGGAAGATACTAAATTTAGACAAGGCACAAATTCCATCACTGAGTATCAAAACAAGGAAGATTCAGCCTACTTGA